The following proteins are co-located in the Apium graveolens cultivar Ventura chromosome 5, ASM990537v1, whole genome shotgun sequence genome:
- the LOC141725014 gene encoding uncharacterized protein LOC141725014 isoform X1, giving the protein MNLFFTPTEIHVVHHHSLLLPPSLTPRLTPSHFLPLQQNPILSFSTISPFFSLTPFFSPSKPKFDSRNFRVFNFKQAWFRNNEEQGKILSDDLTEDGEVYKRTLRLVECSMFAALGGLAYILSCSLAIENYFGWFFALPIVFSSMRWGVSSGRKTMVATAILLLVLAGPLKALTYLLMYGLLGLTMGSLWRLRTSWGISVGLTAVARALGAICYVVMYSFLIRENILALITINIHASLTYILTALGFITIPSMNAIYAIFGILLFMNCCCFVFLLHLLYSVFFTRLGMKESLRLPGWLDKAI; this is encoded by the exons ATGAATCTCTTCTTCACACCAACAGAGATTCATGTCGTCCATCACCACTCACTCCTTCTTCCCCCCTCTCTCACTCCTCGTCTCACTCCTTCCCACTTTCTCCCTCTACAACAAAACCCCATTCTCTCTTTCTCTACAATCTCCCCTTTCTTCTCTTTAACACCTTTTTTTTCTCCCTCTAAACCCAAATTCGACTCAAGAAATTTCAGGGTTTTCAACTTTAAACAAGCCTGGTTTCGAAACAATGAGGAACAGGGAAAGATTTTATCCGATGACTTGACTGAAGACGGAGAAGTGTACAAGAGGACACTTAGATTAGTGGAGTGTTCTATGTTTGCTGCACTTGGTGGATTGGCTTATATTCTTAGTTGTTCACTTGCAATTGAG AATTATTTCGGATGGTTCTTTGCATTGCCAATAGTATTCTCCTCTATGAGATGGGGTGTATCTTCCGGAAGAAAAACCATG GTGGCAACTGCTATACTATTACTTGTTTTAGCTGGTCCATTAAAGGCTTTAACTTATCTG TTAATGTATGGCTTGCTAGGTCTTACCATGGGTTCTTTGTGGAG GTTAAGGACAAGTTGGGGGATATCTGTTGGTCTGACTGCAGTT GCTCGGGCTTTGGGTGCCATATGTTATGTTGTGATGTACTCGTTCTTAATCAGAGAAAACATTCTTGCTCTG ATCACGATAAATATTCATGCTAGTCTCACATATATCCTCACAGCATTGGGATTTATCACAATTCCATCGATGAATGCTATATATGCCATCTTCGGAATTCTG CTTTTCATGAATTGTTGTTGCTTCGTCTTCCTGCTGCATCTTCTTTATTCAGTATTCTTCACACGTCTTGGAATGAAAGAGTCACTGAGGTTGCCAGGATGGTTGGACAAGGCAATATGA
- the LOC141725014 gene encoding uncharacterized protein LOC141725014 isoform X2 produces the protein MNLFFTPTEIHVVHHHSLLLPPSLTPRLTPSHFLPLQQNPILSFSTISPFFSLTPFFSPSKPKFDSRNFRVFNFKQAWFRNNEEQGKILSDDLTEDGEVYKRTLRLVECSMFAALGGLAYILSCSLAIENYFGWFFALPIVFSSMRWGVSSGRKTMVATAILLLVLAGPLKALTYLLMYGLLGLTMGSLWRLRTSWGISVGLTAVARALGAICYVVMYSFLIRENILALITINIHASLTYILTALGFITIPSMNAIYAIFGILYSSHVLE, from the exons ATGAATCTCTTCTTCACACCAACAGAGATTCATGTCGTCCATCACCACTCACTCCTTCTTCCCCCCTCTCTCACTCCTCGTCTCACTCCTTCCCACTTTCTCCCTCTACAACAAAACCCCATTCTCTCTTTCTCTACAATCTCCCCTTTCTTCTCTTTAACACCTTTTTTTTCTCCCTCTAAACCCAAATTCGACTCAAGAAATTTCAGGGTTTTCAACTTTAAACAAGCCTGGTTTCGAAACAATGAGGAACAGGGAAAGATTTTATCCGATGACTTGACTGAAGACGGAGAAGTGTACAAGAGGACACTTAGATTAGTGGAGTGTTCTATGTTTGCTGCACTTGGTGGATTGGCTTATATTCTTAGTTGTTCACTTGCAATTGAG AATTATTTCGGATGGTTCTTTGCATTGCCAATAGTATTCTCCTCTATGAGATGGGGTGTATCTTCCGGAAGAAAAACCATG GTGGCAACTGCTATACTATTACTTGTTTTAGCTGGTCCATTAAAGGCTTTAACTTATCTG TTAATGTATGGCTTGCTAGGTCTTACCATGGGTTCTTTGTGGAG GTTAAGGACAAGTTGGGGGATATCTGTTGGTCTGACTGCAGTT GCTCGGGCTTTGGGTGCCATATGTTATGTTGTGATGTACTCGTTCTTAATCAGAGAAAACATTCTTGCTCTG ATCACGATAAATATTCATGCTAGTCTCACATATATCCTCACAGCATTGGGATTTATCACAATTCCATCGATGAATGCTATATATGCCATCTTCGGAATTCTG TATTCTTCACACGTCTTGGAATGA